One genomic segment of Sminthopsis crassicaudata isolate SCR6 chromosome 4, ASM4859323v1, whole genome shotgun sequence includes these proteins:
- the RGS1 gene encoding regulator of G-protein signaling 1, with the protein MRAAAISTPRLNKMPGIFFASANPSELKGSDHSLLDDKTQKKRPKAFGTDLKAYLKSMLPHLESGIKSSKSKDILSITEVRQWSQSLEKLLTNQTGQAVFGNFLKSEFSEENIEFWLACEDYKRTESDHLHCKAEKIYKAFVQSDATKQINIDFHTRESTAKKIKVPTPTSFDEAQKVIYTLMERDSYPRFLKSEVYLKLLNELQGNSLK; encoded by the exons ATGAGAGCAGCAGCCATCTCTACTCCAAGACTAAACAAAATGCCAGGAATATTCTTTGCCTCTGCTAATCCTAGTGAATTGAAAGGATCTGATCACTCTCTACTAGATGACAAAACTCAGAAAAAGAGACCAAAGGCTTT TGGAACGGACCTAAAAGCCTATTTGAAATCCATGTTACCACATCTTGAATCTGGGATCAAATCTTCCAAGTCTAAAGACAT ACTTTCTATAACAGAAGTAAGACAGTGGTCTCAGTCTTTGGAAAAACTTCTTACCAACCAAA CTGGGCAAGCTGTCTTTGGCAACTTTCTGAAGTCAGAATTTAGTGAGGAGAATATTGAGTTCTGGCTGGCCTGTGAAGATTATAAACGAACAGAATCTGATCATTTGCATTGCAAGGCTGAAAAGATTTATAAGGCATTTGTTCAATCAGATGCTACAAAACAA atCAATATTGATTTTCATACCCGTGAGTCTACAGCTAAGAAGATTAAAGTACCAACTCCCACAAGCTTTGATGAAGCCCAAAAAGTTATATATACACTTATGGAGAGGGACTCCTATCCCAGGTTCCTGAAATCAGAAGTTTACTTAAAACTGCTGAATGAACTTCAGGGTAACAGCCTTAAGTGA